The following are encoded in a window of Candidatus Saccharibacteria bacterium genomic DNA:
- a CDS encoding DUF4870 domain-containing protein: MPEDKNSAPAPTPTNSGGSNSSNDTLMGVLAYLGVLCLIPLLGAKDDAFAQYHAKQGVNLLLLEVVIVAAQWVIGLGGLFIGLGFIFFLFPLLWLGILVLSIIGIVNVVNHKTEPLPLIGGIKLIK, from the coding sequence ATGCCAGAAGACAAAAACAGTGCACCGGCTCCAACACCAACTAACAGCGGCGGCTCCAACAGCTCCAATGACACCCTAATGGGGGTTTTGGCTTACTTAGGAGTTTTGTGCCTAATTCCGCTGCTGGGCGCCAAAGACGATGCCTTTGCGCAATATCACGCTAAGCAAGGCGTAAACCTGCTTCTGTTAGAGGTAGTTATAGTGGCGGCTCAGTGGGTAATCGGCCTAGGCGGGCTATTTATTGGCCTAGGATTCATATTCTTCTTGTTCCCACTACTATGGCTGGGAATCTTGGTGCTTAGTATAATTGGTATTGTGAATGTGGTGAACCACAAGACCGAGCCTTTGCCCCTTATTGGCGGCATCAAGCTAATCAAGTAA